Proteins encoded together in one Candidatus Poribacteria bacterium window:
- a CDS encoding glutamyl-tRNA reductase, with the protein MNHIVSIGTSHHVAPIELRERLAFSEEQLIESHQYLRESDQVEEAVILSTCNRVEVYAVLNSVRTAEAATKVLAEFLSRCHQIDMESLKKWTYLHHNLETIQHLFRVTSSLDSMVVGESQILGQVKDAYDTSRSAGSTGAILNRLFTKAFSVGKRIRSETTITTGAVSISYAAVELAKKIFNTLEGKTVAIIGAGEMSELTAKHLVANGVSNVIVANRTYQRAVKVAEKFNGTPLAYDSDLNFLIDADIVISSTNAPDYLIKRQPLADIMRKRKHRYMFLIDIAVPRDIEPDVSKLDSVFLYNIDDLEAVVASNLQDRQQEAIRAEQIVSEEAKRFYDQLQIFQVNPTIKALHQQFREIADTELQACFYKTTLSDPQEEAIASMTQAIVKKLLHHPMQNLRCAVNDGDADHGQYVQALQELFALDVNDE; encoded by the coding sequence ATGAATCACATCGTCTCTATCGGAACCAGCCATCACGTCGCGCCCATCGAACTCAGAGAAAGGTTGGCGTTTTCCGAAGAACAACTCATTGAATCCCATCAATACTTGCGTGAATCTGATCAGGTCGAAGAGGCAGTGATCCTCTCCACCTGTAACCGGGTAGAAGTCTATGCAGTCCTGAATTCAGTGCGGACTGCCGAAGCCGCCACCAAGGTGCTGGCTGAATTCCTCTCCCGATGCCATCAGATTGATATGGAATCGCTGAAGAAATGGACGTATCTCCATCATAACTTGGAGACGATCCAGCACCTCTTCAGAGTGACATCGAGTTTGGATTCTATGGTTGTCGGTGAGTCCCAAATACTGGGTCAAGTCAAAGATGCCTACGATACCTCACGTTCAGCAGGTAGCACGGGTGCTATTCTCAACCGCCTTTTCACCAAAGCCTTTAGCGTTGGCAAACGCATCCGATCTGAAACGACTATCACCACGGGTGCTGTCTCCATTAGTTACGCTGCTGTCGAACTCGCCAAAAAGATCTTCAATACACTCGAAGGTAAGACCGTTGCGATCATCGGTGCAGGAGAGATGAGCGAGCTTACAGCAAAGCATCTCGTTGCAAACGGGGTCTCCAACGTGATTGTTGCAAATCGGACATACCAACGGGCAGTTAAAGTAGCAGAGAAGTTCAATGGAACGCCTCTCGCCTACGATAGCGACCTCAACTTCCTCATTGATGCCGATATAGTCATTAGTTCTACCAATGCTCCCGATTATCTCATCAAACGACAGCCTCTCGCCGACATCATGCGGAAACGGAAGCACCGATATATGTTTCTCATTGACATCGCTGTTCCACGCGACATCGAGCCGGATGTGAGTAAACTCGACTCGGTGTTCCTCTACAATATTGATGATCTGGAAGCCGTTGTCGCCTCAAACCTCCAAGACCGGCAACAGGAAGCAATCCGCGCAGAACAGATTGTCTCTGAAGAAGCGAAACGGTTCTATGACCAATTGCAAATCTTTCAAGTCAATCCTACGATTAAAGCACTGCACCAGCAGTTTCGAGAGATAGCCGACACCGAATTGCAAGCGTGCTTCTATAAAACAACACTCTCCGATCCGCAAGAGGAAGCCATCGCCTCTATGACGCAGGCAATCGTTAAAAAACTGCTCCATCATCCGATGCAGAACCTACGCTGCGCTGTTAACGACGGCGATGCCGATCACGGGCAGTATGTCCAAGCGTTACAGGAATTGTTCGCTTTGGATGTTAACGATGAATAA
- the ccsA gene encoding cytochrome c biogenesis protein CcsA, whose protein sequence is MINFLFLVTLLIYLAAGIFQTLSLAIGNRTEASVIRPTIELIAFWCTIIGFAFLSVFIALWWLQQGHFPMTHWTDSTAFFAWAITLIYLLIVRLTRLRTLGSFVMPVAFIAILISYSFATHTAALPEPLQTYWLLAHTTLIFLAYAAFIAAFGFGLMYLIAERKIRRKTDALFDNLLPSLGISDELGYRCTILGVILLTMGVIVGSLWTQYIRDVPWRWLDAKVISTLVTWLIYVAQIGIRQLWGWHGRRAAYAAIVGFVAVLCTYVGVDLFLDSMHTYR, encoded by the coding sequence ATGATAAATTTTTTGTTTCTCGTCACTCTTTTGATATACTTAGCTGCAGGCATCTTTCAGACGCTCTCGTTGGCGATTGGGAATCGGACCGAAGCATCCGTAATTCGTCCAACAATCGAACTGATCGCCTTTTGGTGTACCATCATTGGCTTCGCCTTTTTGAGCGTTTTTATCGCGCTGTGGTGGCTACAACAGGGGCATTTTCCAATGACGCACTGGACGGACTCCACCGCCTTTTTTGCATGGGCAATCACGTTGATTTATCTGCTCATCGTGCGTTTGACACGCCTCCGCACACTCGGTAGCTTTGTGATGCCGGTTGCCTTCATTGCGATACTCATCTCATATAGTTTCGCCACACACACGGCTGCGCTCCCAGAACCACTTCAAACCTACTGGCTTCTCGCACATACGACACTTATTTTTCTCGCTTATGCTGCGTTCATCGCTGCCTTTGGGTTCGGACTGATGTATCTCATAGCCGAACGGAAAATCCGCAGAAAGACGGACGCGCTTTTTGATAACCTCCTCCCCTCTCTCGGTATCTCCGACGAACTTGGATATCGTTGCACAATTTTGGGTGTCATTTTACTGACAATGGGAGTTATTGTCGGGAGTCTCTGGACGCAATATATCCGAGATGTGCCGTGGAGATGGCTCGATGCGAAGGTAATCTCTACTTTGGTGACGTGGCTTATCTATGTCGCACAAATCGGTATCCGCCAACTCTGGGGCTGGCACGGACGTAGAGCGGCGTATGCCGCAATCGTTGGTTTCGTCGCTGTCCTCTGCACCTACGTTGGTGTAGATCTCTTTTTAGATAGCATGCATACATATCGTTAA
- a CDS encoding bifunctional precorrin-2 dehydrogenase/sirohydrochlorin ferrochelatase encodes MFYPAHINLQDRKCLVVGGGTVAERKVVAMLLSGGDVTVISPDATELLTFLANIGTIRWHKRQLAADDTQGYFLVCAATDFTDINSAVFAKAHDKNKIRLVNVVDVIPQCTFAAASVVTDGEILLSISTSGKSPATSRRIREHLEETLRATSLYTLGYEDGEPVPIANQGLPYPVYLLLENRPCIILCEQKTPAIERRVSLLRQCGASVLCMAPDAAKPHHLEDAFLVIADKFSAVDRLLSITPPYQGGIDQCRSEGTFIREYLDAPDAGTHFTPKLIIDDNLIISISARSSRGIDKVKHLHKKLTNQFENNGYGVFIEFLGTRRSEILKAFPTPKRRADFFEVLINTVETNNTQPQTCCLGLTNPGCSAECLFNWVRQGKLKRANTFTSTLLDAQH; translated from the coding sequence ATGTTTTATCCTGCACACATAAACCTTCAAGACCGGAAATGCCTTGTTGTTGGCGGTGGAACCGTCGCGGAACGGAAAGTTGTCGCGATGCTTCTCAGTGGTGGCGATGTTACCGTCATCAGCCCCGATGCAACGGAATTGTTGACGTTTCTCGCAAATATCGGCACAATTCGCTGGCACAAGCGACAGTTGGCGGCTGACGACACACAAGGTTACTTTCTCGTCTGCGCGGCGACCGATTTTACAGATATTAACTCCGCTGTTTTCGCCAAAGCGCACGACAAGAACAAAATCCGCTTAGTCAACGTCGTTGACGTGATCCCACAATGCACCTTCGCCGCTGCTTCTGTCGTAACGGATGGTGAGATTCTGTTGAGTATCTCGACGAGCGGTAAAAGCCCGGCGACGAGTCGCCGCATCCGTGAACATCTTGAAGAGACCCTCCGCGCCACTTCGCTCTATACACTCGGATACGAAGATGGCGAACCAGTGCCGATTGCGAATCAAGGACTTCCTTACCCGGTGTATCTCCTGTTGGAAAATCGTCCGTGTATTATCTTATGTGAGCAGAAAACACCAGCAATTGAACGGCGTGTCTCGCTCTTACGCCAGTGCGGTGCATCGGTGTTATGTATGGCACCCGACGCAGCGAAACCGCATCACCTTGAAGATGCGTTCCTCGTTATTGCAGATAAGTTTTCCGCTGTAGATAGACTTTTGAGCATCACCCCCCCTTATCAGGGAGGAATTGACCAATGCAGAAGCGAAGGGACATTCATTCGGGAATATCTTGATGCACCGGATGCTGGCACGCACTTCACCCCTAAACTCATCATAGATGACAACCTAATAATTAGTATATCGGCACGCAGCAGCAGAGGCATTGACAAGGTGAAACATCTACATAAAAAACTCACGAATCAGTTTGAAAACAACGGCTATGGGGTATTCATCGAATTCCTGGGAACGCGCCGCTCTGAGATCCTCAAGGCTTTTCCGACTCCTAAAAGGCGTGCCGACTTCTTTGAAGTGCTTATCAACACTGTTGAAACGAACAACACACAACCGCAGACATGTTGTCTCGGTCTCACAAATCCTGGATGTTCCGCCGAATGCCTTTTCAACTGGGTTCGACAGGGGAAACTGAAACGCGCGAATACTTTTACTTCAACATTGTTAGACGCACAGCACTAA
- a CDS encoding polyprenyl synthetase family protein, protein MSNFDQIVELITDDLSAVEAKLTEHTASEYTFVDMAVQHVVEGGGKRLRPILVVLSAKVCGYEGSDAHTLAAVVELIHVASLVHDDVLDEAAIRRGRETLQTKWGNKVAVLVGDYLHARVLSMLVSRRADDPAMAILADTTQAMCEGEVIHAYKSGDFDISEAEYLKIISFKTGKLIAASCTLGAHLGATDTQQVEALTTYGQQIGTAFQIVDDLLDFTEDSDTLGKDAFGDLREGKLTFPIIYARSVCNDDEKHKLEKMLHRDTDETEAIDFVKSLFLRYGVEPHCLKVAQGYADRAKAALTVLPETPARIALEHLADYVVSRES, encoded by the coding sequence GGCGAAACTCACTGAACACACCGCCAGCGAATATACCTTTGTTGACATGGCAGTTCAACACGTTGTGGAGGGTGGCGGTAAACGGTTGCGTCCGATTCTCGTTGTGCTTTCTGCCAAAGTCTGTGGATACGAAGGGAGCGACGCACACACGCTTGCCGCCGTGGTTGAACTCATCCATGTCGCATCACTTGTTCACGACGATGTACTCGACGAAGCCGCGATCCGCCGTGGACGTGAGACGTTACAGACGAAATGGGGCAACAAAGTCGCAGTCCTCGTCGGAGATTACTTACATGCTCGCGTCCTTTCGATGCTCGTGTCCCGTCGTGCTGATGATCCGGCGATGGCGATCCTCGCCGATACTACGCAGGCAATGTGTGAAGGTGAGGTCATACACGCCTACAAAAGTGGCGATTTCGACATCTCCGAAGCCGAATACCTCAAAATTATCAGTTTCAAAACCGGGAAACTAATCGCGGCGTCCTGCACCCTTGGCGCACATCTCGGCGCAACAGACACACAGCAAGTTGAGGCACTCACGACCTACGGACAACAGATTGGAACCGCTTTCCAAATTGTGGACGATCTGCTCGATTTCACAGAAGATTCCGATACATTGGGGAAAGACGCGTTTGGCGATCTCCGCGAAGGCAAACTCACCTTCCCGATCATCTATGCGCGATCTGTCTGTAATGACGATGAAAAACATAAACTTGAGAAGATGCTGCACCGTGATACAGATGAAACCGAAGCCATCGATTTTGTCAAATCTCTATTCCTGAGGTATGGGGTCGAACCTCACTGCTTGAAAGTCGCCCAAGGCTACGCAGATCGTGCTAAAGCCGCGTTGACAGTCCTACCTGAGACACCTGCTCGTATCGCACTAGAGCACCTCGCAGATTATGTCGTTTCACGCGAATCCTAA